In the Glycine max cultivar Williams 82 chromosome 19, Glycine_max_v4.0, whole genome shotgun sequence genome, agaatgagaagaaacaaAGGGTAACTTAACATGTTTTCCAAGAGAACAAGAGTGACAAACATGAGACTACGAGTTTGATTAcactcaataaatttatttagccTAAGGGAGTCAAAAAGAAGTTTTCCCGGATGACCCAAACGAGCATGCCATAATGATGGTGCTAAAGCGGAAAAAGTAGATGGTGAAGTGGCTTGATTGGTGGTAATGGGATAAAGGTCACCCCGACTCTCACATCTCATGAGACGTATCCTCGTTTGGAAATCCTTCacggaaaaaccaaaaaaggtcaaattcaacaaaaactgAGTTATCAGTTGTAAACTTTCAAACTGATACAAAGTTTTTAATAAGTTGAAGGGCATGAAAGACATTTTTCAAGGTGGAGGATGGATTCGTGGGAGACAAATTGGTGTGACCATAACCACGAATTGCAATTGAATGACCATTAGCGACAATTAGACCACGAGTATTgctcaaattaaaataagacgAGAGATTTCCTTGCTCGAGTGTCATGCGGGAGGTGGCACCAATGTCCATGTACCAATTAGCATCCAAAGGATTAAGCCCAAAAGTGTGCATCATTGCTTCAATGTTTGTCGGAGTGGGTGGAGCTACTGTCGCTGTGTGCCTGTGGTGGTTTTGGCCCAAGGATGCTTGTTTAGTGCTATTGGGCTTGCTGAAAATTGGGCCTAGCCCAATGTAAGGAGGGGGTGGGGCGTTGGATGAGGGGTATGGGCAAGGTGGAAGAGCCCAAGGCATCCATGGCCACTGCCATTGTTCGGTAGGCCACTGTTGGTGCCCCGATTGTTGCTGGCCAGACTGCTGCTGCCAGCCACTATTGTGGCAGCCATTGcagccaccaccaccactgctCTTGATGCCACCGTGATTGCCACCATTTTTTTTGCCACTGTTGTTGTGGTTTTGACCCTTTTTACCACCATGAGTATTCTGATTTTGATGAgaatttttggagaggaagtgAGTCATCAGTGTTATGAGCCACCATGGCGACAACCCCGCTGGTTGCAACCTTCTTCGGGAGACCAGCTTCTTCTAAGGTAAGCATAAAGTAGGCTTGATAGAATGGTGGAAGAGAATCCCTTTGGTGAATGAGTGAGGTAgctgttggacaaatggcctcagttatcttaagaaggggttaattattttcccactaacaagcttttaacccccttctaaatgataggctcagaatgcagaagaagtagcaatcaatttaataatgttctttaaacatgcaagacaaaattgattgcaataataaatgagataagggaagagagaaatataaactcgatttatactggttcggccactccccgtgcctacgtctagttctcaagcaacccacttgagattttcctttctctttgtaaaacccttttacaaagtttgaaccacacagggacaacccatcccttgtgttcagaaattcttacaacttaagagaccctcagtctcttaatcaatctctttgattaagaagaagaagaagaagaattctctcttttaaGAGAAAGATAATACAATGAAGTTCCATAAACtcttaatagatttgcaagtgttttcccaagagttgttgagagagcatttggcaatgaagttctcttggaatatctctaccttgctttttgaagttagacacacatatatataggccctttgtgccttttcaaaatggtttgaagagatgtgtctttttaaaaagctttttctaaaattcttcactagtaatcaattac is a window encoding:
- the LOC102662318 gene encoding uncharacterized protein; translation: MEDFPNAYVYCQQLKELFDQLKNVGAPVSNNCLVLQMVVDLTKAYNGATVNLKKLVSRRRLQPAGLSPWWLITLMTHFLSKNSHQNQNTHGGKKGQNHNNSGKKNGGNHGGIKSSGGGGCNGCHNSGWQQQSGQQQSGHQQWPTEQWQWPWMPWALPPCPYPSSNAPPPPYIGLGPIFSKPNSTKQASLGQNHHRHTATVAPPTPTNIEAMMHTFGLNPLDANWYMDIGATSRMTLEQGNLSSYFNLSNTRGLIVANGHSIAIRGYGHTNLSPTNPSSTLKNDFQTRIRLMRCESRGDLYPITTNQATSPSTFSALAPSLWHARKYDGVFEKHKACLVGDDKTQQVGVDGGETFSPVVKLATIRIVLSLAISKAWSIHQLDVKNVFLY